Proteins encoded by one window of Maliibacterium massiliense:
- a CDS encoding ATP-binding cassette domain-containing protein produces MIQVKELTKQFRARGAKVVLAVDHISFEVRPGEIFGLLGRNGAGKTTTLRMLAGMLQPTEGTALVCGHDIVSEARQARAQMGILFGGEAGLYDRLTARENIAYFAELCNVPKGEVNARVEKLAASLELSEYLDRRAGKLSKGNRQKTVFARAIVHNPQVMLFDEPTSGLDVSAIRHAQDFIYQCRGEGKSIILSSHVMGEVERLCDRVGIIDHGRIRAIGTQEELKAKYGCQTLEQVFEKRIGEAL; encoded by the coding sequence ATGATCCAGGTCAAGGAACTGACCAAGCAGTTCAGGGCCAGAGGCGCCAAGGTGGTGCTTGCGGTGGACCACATTTCCTTTGAGGTACGGCCTGGCGAAATCTTCGGCCTGCTGGGGCGTAACGGCGCGGGTAAGACCACCACGCTGCGCATGCTGGCGGGCATGCTGCAGCCCACCGAGGGCACGGCACTGGTATGCGGGCACGATATCGTATCAGAGGCCCGCCAGGCGCGCGCGCAGATGGGCATCCTCTTCGGCGGGGAGGCGGGGCTCTACGACCGGCTGACGGCCAGGGAGAACATCGCCTACTTTGCCGAGCTTTGCAACGTGCCCAAAGGGGAGGTCAACGCGCGCGTGGAAAAGCTCGCCGCCTCGCTTGAACTGAGCGAGTATCTCGATCGGCGCGCGGGCAAGCTCTCCAAGGGCAACCGGCAAAAGACCGTCTTTGCCCGGGCCATCGTGCATAACCCGCAGGTGATGCTCTTTGACGAGCCCACCAGCGGCCTGGACGTCAGCGCCATCCGTCACGCGCAGGATTTCATCTACCAGTGCCGGGGCGAGGGCAAGAGCATCATCCTCTCCAGCCACGTCATGGGCGAGGTGGAGCGGCTGTGCGACCGCGTGGGCATCATCGACCACGGCCGCATCCGCGCCATCGGCACGCAGGAGG